A genomic stretch from Arachis stenosperma cultivar V10309 chromosome 3, arast.V10309.gnm1.PFL2, whole genome shotgun sequence includes:
- the LOC130965248 gene encoding transcription factor PRE6-like, whose protein sequence is MSTRRSSSAAPTSAGMTDAQITDLVSKLQQLIPQLRSTHSDKVSAAKVLQETCTYIKTLHREVDDLSDRLSQLLANTDSNTAQAAIIRSLLM, encoded by the exons ATGTCCACCAGAAGATCCTCTTCCGCTGCTCCAACTTCCGCCGGGATGACCGATGCTCAAATCACCGATCTCGTCTCCAAGTTGCAACAACTCATCCCTCAGCTCCGCTCTACGCATTCCGACAAG GTTTCTGCGGCAAAGGTGTTACAAGAGACTTGTACCTACATTAAGACCTTGCATAGAGAGGTTGATGATCTTAGCGACCGATTGTCCCAGCTTTTGGCCAACACAGACTCAAATACCGCACAAGCAGCCATTATTAGGAGCTTACTTATGTAA